The following are encoded in a window of bacterium genomic DNA:
- the topA gene encoding type I DNA topoisomerase, with product MKKLLIVESPAKAKTISKYLDDSFKVTASVGHVRDLPKSAKKAIDIENGFIPHYEIPHGKEKIIQEIKALAKKSDEVYLATDPDREGEAIAWHVKEAAGLKNPKRIVFHEITREAVEDALKHPRPIDMNLKEAQEARRVLDRLVGYDLSGLIWKKVRYGLSAGRVQSPALRILAEREREIRAFQPHTYWILYADVTTQKGQAFTLTCAEEPTDKKETERILEVGKKSAWMVADIKETEVKRPARAPFITSTLQQAASSRLGLAPSRTMSLAQKLYEAGLITYMRTDSTALSTSAQSQIAATIKEKYGENYHLSQTYKTTSKNAQEAHEAIRPTNFSKEIAGGNDAEKAVYRLIWQRAVASQMKPAVMLRTKISVAIENIPEFATTGSHITFDGWFKADTRARGEEVELPKVSKGENLSLTEMRNEQKETLPPFRYSEAGLVKELEKRGIGRPSTYASTIKTLIDRGYTTKEGRMLKPTDTGEVVSEFLEKNFAHYISDTFTAEMEDQLDSIAKGESEYEKTLKTFYRPFSKEVKEKSKNSEKITTLGEADKSMRCPVCGSAMVIKLGRGGKFLSCEKFPDCKGARTMDGSVVEAAKETGEICPDCQKGKLVEREGKYGRFIACSRYPKCRFIKDDPNQVRPTTGIKCPTCKEGEMMERRGRFGAFYSCSNYPRCKYAIKAKPTGTTCPLCSSLMMEGTKTIPERCSDKNCPNHNPHKLAEKTG from the coding sequence GAAAAGATTATTCAGGAAATAAAAGCCCTTGCAAAAAAATCAGACGAAGTGTATTTGGCAACGGACCCCGACCGCGAAGGAGAAGCGATCGCCTGGCACGTGAAGGAGGCAGCCGGTCTTAAAAACCCCAAACGAATCGTTTTTCATGAAATCACAAGAGAAGCCGTCGAAGACGCACTTAAACATCCGCGCCCAATCGACATGAATCTTAAGGAAGCCCAGGAAGCGCGGCGCGTGCTTGACCGTCTTGTCGGCTACGACCTTTCGGGACTTATTTGGAAAAAAGTACGTTACGGTTTGTCCGCCGGACGCGTGCAGTCCCCCGCTTTACGCATCCTTGCCGAACGTGAACGGGAAATTCGCGCCTTTCAGCCTCATACATATTGGATACTTTACGCCGATGTGACGACGCAGAAAGGTCAAGCGTTCACGCTCACATGCGCCGAAGAACCCACCGATAAAAAAGAGACCGAGCGAATTCTGGAAGTCGGGAAAAAATCCGCGTGGATGGTTGCAGATATCAAGGAAACCGAGGTCAAACGGCCCGCCCGTGCACCCTTCATCACCTCAACCCTTCAGCAGGCCGCAAGCAGCCGCCTGGGACTTGCTCCGTCGCGCACAATGTCCCTTGCGCAAAAACTGTATGAAGCCGGTCTCATCACATACATGAGAACGGACAGCACCGCTTTAAGCACCTCGGCTCAAAGTCAGATTGCCGCAACAATAAAAGAAAAGTACGGAGAAAATTATCATCTTTCCCAAACGTATAAAACGACAAGTAAAAATGCTCAGGAAGCGCACGAGGCCATCCGCCCGACTAACTTTTCAAAAGAAATCGCGGGGGGAAACGATGCGGAGAAAGCGGTGTACCGGCTTATCTGGCAACGGGCGGTCGCTTCCCAGATGAAGCCCGCTGTTATGCTCCGAACAAAAATCAGCGTTGCCATTGAGAATATCCCGGAATTCGCCACAACAGGTTCGCATATCACTTTTGACGGGTGGTTTAAAGCCGACACGCGGGCACGTGGGGAAGAAGTGGAATTGCCGAAAGTTTCCAAAGGAGAAAATCTCAGTTTGACGGAAATGCGTAACGAACAAAAAGAAACGTTACCTCCCTTCCGCTATTCGGAAGCCGGACTCGTCAAAGAACTTGAGAAGCGAGGTATCGGACGCCCGTCGACGTATGCTTCCACCATCAAAACCCTGATTGACCGCGGGTACACCACAAAGGAAGGACGCATGCTTAAACCGACCGATACCGGAGAAGTGGTGAGTGAGTTTTTGGAAAAGAATTTTGCGCATTATATCAGCGACACGTTTACCGCGGAAATGGAGGACCAACTCGACAGTATTGCCAAAGGTGAGAGCGAGTATGAAAAAACACTCAAAACATTCTACAGGCCATTTTCAAAAGAAGTAAAAGAAAAATCAAAAAACAGCGAAAAAATCACAACCCTCGGAGAAGCGGATAAAAGTATGCGATGTCCCGTGTGCGGAAGCGCAATGGTGATTAAACTCGGCCGTGGAGGAAAATTTTTAAGTTGCGAAAAGTTTCCGGACTGCAAAGGGGCGCGCACCATGGATGGTTCGGTTGTTGAAGCGGCAAAAGAAACCGGCGAGATATGCCCGGACTGCCAAAAGGGAAAACTTGTTGAACGCGAGGGAAAGTACGGACGTTTTATTGCCTGCAGCAGATATCCCAAATGCCGTTTTATTAAAGACGATCCAAATCAGGTACGTCCAACGACAGGAATCAAATGCCCGACATGCAAAGAAGGAGAAATGATGGAACGGCGCGGACGCTTCGGCGCGTTTTACAGTTGCAGTAACTACCCCAGGTGCAAATACGCCATAAAGGCGAAACCGACAGGCACCACGTGCCCCCTATGCAGCTCATTGATGATGGAAGGTACAAAAACGATACCGGAACGATGCAGTGATAAAAATTGTCCAAACCATAATCCGCATAAGCTTGCGGAAAAAACAGGCTAA